The Hemibagrus wyckioides isolate EC202008001 linkage group LG10, SWU_Hwy_1.0, whole genome shotgun sequence genome includes a window with the following:
- the map2k2a gene encoding dual specificity mitogen-activated protein kinase kinase 2a, whose protein sequence is MAPKKPRPVPLNITPTGEGQASTNADAASEANLEALQKKLGELDLDEQQRKRLEAFLTQKAQVGELKDDDFELICELGAGNGGVVHKVRHKPSRLVMARKLIHLEIKPAIRNQIIRELQVLHECNSPYIVGFYGAFYSDGEISICMEHMDGGSLDQVLKEARRIPEEILGKVSIAVLRGLAYLREKHQIMHRDVKPSNILVNSRGEIKLCDFGVSGQLIDSMANSFVGTRSYMSPERLQGTHYSVQSDVWSMGLSLVELAIGRYPIPPPDAKELEAIFGRPVLDGAGTEGHSTSPRPRPPGRPISGHGMDSRPAMAIFELLDYIVNEPPPKLPHGVFTSDFQDFVTKCLMKNPADRADLKMLMGHTFIKRAEVDEVDFAGWLCRTMSLNQPSTPTRISE, encoded by the exons ATGGCCCCGAAGAAACCCCGACCAGTCCCACTGAACATAACGCCTACAGGAGAGGGACAAGCGTCCACCAACGCTGATGCTGCCTCAGA AGCTAACCTGGAAGCCTTGCAGAAGAAATTAGGGGAGCTGGACCTGGATGAGCAGCAGAGGAAGCGTCTCGAAGCCTTCCTCACCCAGAAGGCTCAAGTGGGTGAGCTGAAAGACGACGACTTTGAGCTCATTTGTGAGCTGGGTGCCGGGAACGGAGGAGTAGTCCACAAAGTGCGCCACAAACCGTCCAGGCTGGTTATGGCCAGGAAG CTtattcatttggaaatcaaacCAGCCATCAGGAACCAGATTATTCGTGAGCTGCAGGTCCTGCATGAGTGTAACTCGCCCTACATAGTGGGCTTCTATGGAGCTTTCTACAGTGATGGAGAGATCAGTATCTGTATGGAGCATATG GATGGAGGCTCACTGGATCAGGTACTAAAAGAAGCTAGAAGAATTCCAGAGGAAATCTTGGGCAAAGTTAGTATTGCA GTACTTAGAGGCCTTGCCTATCTACGCGAGAAGCACCAAATTATGCACCGAG ACGTGAAGCCCTCCAACATCCTGGTGAACTCGCGCGGTGAAATCAAGCTGTGCGACTTTGGCGTGAGCGGCCAGCTCATCGACTCCATGGCCAATTCCTTTGTGGGAACACGCTCGTACATGTCG CCGGAGAGGCTCCAGGGCACTCACTATTCAGTGCAGTCGGATGTGTGGAGCATGGGTCTGTCACTGGTAGAGCTGGCCATTGGCCGCTACCCCATCCCCCCACCTGACGCTAAGGAGTTGGAGGCCATCTTTGGGCGACCCGTGCTGGATGGAGCAGGGACAGAGGGGCACAGCACGTCCCCAAGACCCAGACCTCCAGGACGCCCCATTAGTG GACATGGAATGGACAGCAGGCCGGCCATGGCTATATTTGAGCTACTGGACTACATTGTCAATGAG CCCCCACCTAAGCTGCCACATGGTGTATTTACCTCAGACTTCCAGGACTTTGTGACAAAATG CCTCATGAAGAACCCTGCTGACAGAGCTGACCTGAAGATGTTGATG